The Pseudomonas orientalis genome contains a region encoding:
- a CDS encoding efflux RND transporter periplasmic adaptor subunit: protein MTTNRKRLLGAVLILLVAGLGLALRPSAESPAATGEQWLAVKPDALVHQIGLVGKIEPDTTVTLTAPFDGNVLVNLVEQGQRVEAGQVLLRMDPATLEVQLRDALSAQLKARRTVQEMQDWDSSAAVSRARRSLRTAEMNAGNTRRKLTESENLFKRGIIPRNELDDLKQQTQQQQLDLAAARSELQQALEQGKGEYRQIADMELTNATVKYDALHKLLEGKEVKAPFSGIVVPAPGNSTASPSGASNNAPVQAGSKVSQGQVLFGLANIERLKIVARVSELDINQLHQGQAVEVMGDGFDGERLTGSVSVVSGLAIANDSQGSAQFPVTLSIPSLTPQQLQQVRLGMSARLTIVTYNNAQAIVVPSEAIQADNIVEYRAAMDQPVERVKVTTGQSTPQGVEVFGLKPGLVKISK, encoded by the coding sequence ATGACTACTAATCGCAAACGCCTGCTGGGCGCGGTATTGATTCTGCTGGTGGCAGGCCTCGGGCTGGCCCTGCGCCCCTCGGCCGAAAGTCCGGCCGCCACCGGTGAACAGTGGCTGGCGGTAAAGCCCGACGCGCTGGTACATCAGATCGGCCTGGTGGGCAAGATCGAGCCCGACACCACCGTCACCCTCACCGCACCGTTCGACGGCAATGTACTGGTCAATCTGGTCGAGCAAGGCCAGCGCGTCGAGGCCGGCCAGGTGCTGTTGCGCATGGACCCGGCCACCCTCGAAGTGCAACTGCGCGACGCCCTCTCGGCCCAGCTCAAGGCGCGACGCACCGTGCAGGAAATGCAGGACTGGGACAGCAGCGCCGCCGTCAGCCGCGCCCGGCGCAGCCTGCGCACCGCAGAAATGAACGCCGGCAACACCCGGCGCAAGCTGACCGAAAGCGAAAACCTGTTCAAGCGCGGCATCATTCCGCGCAACGAACTCGACGACCTCAAGCAACAGACCCAGCAGCAGCAACTGGACCTGGCAGCGGCGCGCAGTGAACTGCAACAGGCGCTGGAACAGGGCAAGGGCGAATACCGACAGATCGCCGATATGGAGCTGACCAACGCCACGGTCAAATACGACGCCCTGCACAAGCTGCTCGAGGGCAAGGAGGTCAAGGCGCCCTTCTCCGGCATCGTCGTGCCCGCACCCGGCAACAGCACGGCCTCCCCAAGCGGCGCCAGCAACAACGCACCGGTACAAGCCGGCAGCAAGGTCAGCCAAGGCCAGGTGTTGTTTGGCCTGGCCAATATCGAACGCTTGAAAATCGTCGCCAGGGTCTCCGAACTGGACATCAATCAACTGCACCAGGGCCAGGCGGTGGAGGTGATGGGGGATGGTTTTGACGGTGAGCGGCTGACCGGTTCGGTGAGCGTGGTCAGCGGCCTGGCAATCGCCAATGACAGCCAGGGCAGCGCGCAGTTTCCGGTGACGTTGTCGATCCCCAGCCTCACGCCGCAGCAATTGCAGCAAGTGCGCCTGGGAATGAGCGCGCGGTTGACCATTGTGACGTACAACAATGCGCAGGCGATTGTGGTGCCAAGCGAGGCGATCCAGGCGGACAACATCGTCGAGTACCGTGCGGCGATGGACCAGCCGGTGGAACGGGTGAAGGTGACAACCGGGCAATCGACGCCCCAGGGCGTTGAAGTGTTTGGCCTCAAGCCCGGACTGGTGAAAATCTCAAAATAA
- a CDS encoding FAD/NAD(P)-binding protein yields MSESIRNADVLIIGGGLSGTMLAVQLLRLPGRRRLLVIEPRAQLGRGEAYSAVELGHTLNGNAARMSVDPDNADDLTQWLTDYIGAGGWPESAQQPVPISELFPPRGIFGLYVQQRLAQAEALSASTVEHVRAEAVDVHIDAAGVLLTLDYGERLRGTFAVLATGMFPAARTPQTESSGVNAAALDPWDVQAMTRLDPQSSVLIIGSGLTMVDAVVSLEQAGHRGPIEVFSRHGLLPHVRRQPPGWEDFLGADHTLRSPRQLLREVRRQCRRALDQGVDWQAPLDTVRVHIARLWSQASEREKRQFVRHVRPWWESHHHRSPPLSAQLVERLHAQGRLRIHAASFKGLVPSASGVTIGVRYRGEQSLTPVSGAALINSSGIEYDWRRVARPLPQQLLKRGLVQPGPLALGIAADTSGAVLDAQGQVSGRLFAMGPPLRGMWWESTAVTDVAIQAKALAARLTQI; encoded by the coding sequence ATGAGTGAATCCATCCGCAACGCTGATGTATTGATCATCGGCGGCGGCCTGAGCGGGACGATGCTGGCGGTGCAACTGCTGCGCCTGCCGGGCCGGCGGCGCCTGCTGGTGATCGAACCGCGTGCGCAACTGGGGCGCGGCGAGGCCTACAGTGCGGTCGAACTGGGTCATACCCTGAACGGCAATGCGGCGCGCATGAGTGTCGACCCGGACAATGCCGATGACCTGACCCAATGGCTCACCGACTACATTGGCGCCGGCGGGTGGCCGGAGTCGGCGCAACAGCCGGTGCCCATCAGCGAACTGTTCCCGCCACGGGGTATTTTTGGCCTGTACGTGCAGCAGCGCCTGGCGCAGGCCGAAGCGCTGTCCGCATCCACCGTCGAGCATGTCCGTGCAGAGGCGGTCGACGTGCACATCGACGCGGCCGGCGTCCTGTTGACCCTGGATTACGGCGAACGCCTGCGGGGCACCTTTGCCGTATTGGCCACCGGCATGTTCCCGGCGGCGCGTACGCCGCAGACCGAATCCAGCGGCGTGAACGCGGCGGCGCTGGACCCCTGGGATGTACAGGCCATGACCCGGCTCGACCCGCAATCAAGCGTGCTGATCATCGGCTCCGGGCTGACCATGGTGGATGCCGTGGTCTCCCTGGAACAAGCAGGGCATCGCGGGCCGATCGAGGTGTTCTCGCGCCATGGCCTGTTGCCCCATGTGCGCCGCCAGCCGCCGGGCTGGGAGGATTTTCTCGGTGCCGATCACACGCTGCGCAGCCCTCGGCAACTGTTGCGTGAAGTGCGGCGCCAATGCCGCAGGGCGCTCGATCAGGGCGTGGATTGGCAGGCGCCCCTGGACACGGTCCGGGTGCATATCGCCCGGTTGTGGAGCCAGGCGAGCGAACGCGAGAAGCGTCAGTTCGTGCGGCATGTGCGGCCGTGGTGGGAGAGTCACCACCACCGTTCGCCGCCGTTGAGTGCGCAGTTGGTGGAGCGGTTGCACGCGCAGGGGCGGTTGCGGATTCACGCCGCGTCGTTCAAGGGGCTGGTGCCTTCGGCCAGCGGCGTAACCATTGGCGTGCGTTATCGTGGCGAGCAGAGCCTCACCCCGGTATCCGGCGCGGCGCTGATCAATTCCAGCGGCATCGAATACGACTGGCGCCGCGTGGCCCGGCCGTTGCCGCAACAATTGCTCAAGCGCGGGTTGGTCCAGCCTGGGCCGTTGGCGCTGGGGATTGCGGCGGACACTTCAGGCGCGGTGCTGGATGCCCAGGGCCAGGTGAGCGGGCGGCTGTTCGCCATGGGCCCGCCGCTGCGCGGGATGTGGTGGGAGAGCACGGCGGTGACGGATGTGGCGATCCAGGCCAAGGCGCTGGCCGCCAGGCTCACGCAAATTTAA
- a CDS encoding ABC transporter ATP-binding protein, whose translation MSQPATEPGHPALLTVDDIEVIYDGAILAVAGVSLCVPKGAIVALLGANGAGKSTTLKAVSGLVRAERAEVSRGRIDYAGLNLAGVEPSQRVRRGMVHVLEGRHVFGQLTVEDNLRSGGFVRRLSRRELAEDLERIYTWFPRLKTKRHTRAGLTSGGEQQMVAIGRALMTRPTLVLLDEPSMGLAPMIVQEIFAIIAQLNREQQVSFLIAEQNINVALTYASRGYVLDTGRVVLSGSAAELLGRGDLHDIYLGKQ comes from the coding sequence ATGAGCCAGCCTGCCACCGAGCCCGGGCACCCGGCGCTGCTGACGGTCGATGACATCGAAGTGATCTATGACGGGGCGATCCTGGCGGTGGCCGGGGTGTCGCTGTGTGTGCCCAAGGGCGCAATCGTTGCGTTGCTCGGCGCCAATGGCGCCGGCAAAAGCACCACCCTCAAGGCCGTTTCCGGGCTGGTGCGGGCCGAGCGCGCCGAAGTCAGCCGTGGCCGGATCGACTACGCAGGCCTGAACCTGGCGGGCGTAGAGCCCAGCCAACGGGTACGCCGGGGCATGGTGCATGTGCTGGAAGGCCGGCATGTGTTCGGCCAGCTCACGGTGGAAGACAACCTGCGCAGCGGCGGCTTTGTGCGGCGCCTGAGCCGCCGGGAACTGGCTGAGGATCTGGAGCGCATCTACACCTGGTTCCCCAGGCTCAAGACCAAGCGCCACACCCGCGCCGGCCTGACCTCCGGTGGCGAGCAGCAAATGGTCGCCATTGGCCGGGCGTTGATGACCCGTCCGACCCTGGTGTTGCTCGACGAGCCGTCGATGGGCCTGGCGCCGATGATCGTGCAGGAGATTTTCGCGATCATCGCGCAGCTCAACCGCGAGCAACAGGTGAGCTTTTTGATCGCCGAACAGAATATCAATGTCGCGCTCACCTATGCGTCCCGGGGCTACGTGCTGGATACTGGGCGAGTGGTGTTGAGTGGCAGTGCCGCCGAGCTGCTGGGACGGGGTGACTTGCATGACATTTACCTGGGCAAACAGTAA
- a CDS encoding ABC transporter substrate-binding protein gives MPASLKRSLLGTAFALVALAGVVPQVVASPDQQFIPLATYRVGAYASSGVQVWAGMIDYLRYINEVEGGINGVKLVWQECETEWTAEKGIECYERFKNGLDGAPVAVYQPNGAPAAYALSERAEVDKIPLITLGYGRTEATDGTVFPYNFPVMLTFYSEASTLVNYIAEREGGFDKLKGKKIATVYHDSAYGRETLGPLKLLADKYGFENIQIPVADPGNEQSAQWRHVRQANPDWVFLRTWGVSTPVAVKTAARFGFPVDHIIGDIWASSSEDVLPAGAAAKGYLALTPYPAGSDFEIHKRLKQSVLDKGHSDLKDLKNFGSVYYNSGLVNAAVAVEAIRTAQAKFGKRPLNGEEGRWGLEHLNIDDARLKDMGYLGLMQNLKLSCRDHEGGGSARVQQWDGTNWTLISDWIAADRALLRPLIDEKSAAFAKEKHLTPRTCSGDE, from the coding sequence ATGCCTGCATCCTTGAAACGTTCCCTGCTCGGCACCGCGTTCGCGCTGGTGGCCCTGGCCGGTGTTGTGCCCCAGGTCGTGGCTTCGCCCGACCAGCAATTCATTCCCCTGGCGACTTACCGGGTCGGCGCCTATGCCTCCAGCGGCGTGCAGGTGTGGGCCGGGATGATCGACTACCTGCGCTATATCAACGAAGTCGAGGGCGGCATCAATGGCGTGAAGCTGGTGTGGCAGGAGTGCGAGACCGAGTGGACCGCGGAGAAGGGCATCGAATGCTACGAGCGCTTCAAAAATGGCCTGGATGGCGCGCCGGTCGCGGTCTACCAGCCCAACGGCGCGCCGGCCGCCTATGCACTGAGTGAACGGGCGGAAGTGGACAAAATTCCGCTGATTACCCTCGGTTACGGTCGCACCGAAGCCACCGACGGCACGGTGTTTCCCTACAACTTCCCGGTGATGCTGACTTTCTACAGCGAGGCCTCGACCCTGGTGAACTACATTGCCGAGCGCGAAGGCGGCTTCGACAAACTCAAGGGCAAGAAGATCGCCACGGTCTATCACGACTCGGCCTACGGTCGCGAAACCCTCGGCCCGTTGAAGTTGCTCGCCGACAAGTACGGCTTCGAGAATATCCAGATTCCGGTGGCCGACCCCGGCAACGAGCAGTCGGCGCAGTGGCGCCACGTACGCCAGGCCAATCCGGACTGGGTATTCCTGCGCACCTGGGGCGTGTCCACCCCGGTGGCGGTGAAGACGGCGGCGCGCTTCGGCTTTCCGGTGGACCATATCATCGGCGATATCTGGGCCAGTTCCAGCGAAGACGTGCTGCCGGCCGGTGCTGCCGCCAAAGGCTATCTGGCGCTCACGCCCTACCCGGCAGGCAGCGACTTCGAGATCCACAAGCGTCTCAAACAGTCGGTCCTCGACAAGGGCCACAGCGACCTCAAGGACCTGAAGAATTTCGGCAGCGTCTACTACAACTCGGGCCTGGTGAACGCCGCCGTGGCCGTGGAGGCGATTCGCACGGCCCAGGCCAAATTTGGCAAGCGCCCGCTCAATGGCGAAGAAGGGCGCTGGGGCCTCGAACACCTGAACATTGATGATGCGCGCCTCAAGGACATGGGCTACCTGGGCCTGATGCAAAACCTCAAGCTGTCGTGCCGCGACCATGAAGGCGGCGGTTCGGCGCGAGTGCAGCAGTGGGACGGTACCAACTGGACACTGATCAGCGACTGGATCGCCGCCGACCGGGCGTTGTTGCGTCCGCTGATCGATGAAAAATCCGCCGCGTTCGCCAAGGAAAAGCACCTGACGCCGCGCACCTGCAGCGGGGATGAATAA